Part of the Maridesulfovibrio sp. genome, AAGACGCAAAAGCCCGTGCTATCCGTGCTTCTTCCGCTGTCGAAATAGAGTACTAGTTTATTTTATATAGCCTGATTAGAAAGCTCCTTTTGTGTCACCTCGGCACGGAAGGAGCTTTTTATTTGGATTTATCCTTAAAAAATGCTGTTCGGTTTTTGTTGACATAACTGCAAAAAGGTGAGCATTTAATTCACCTCAGTAACGCAAATAATGAAAAATCAGCGTAAAAATTGCTTTTTTCACTAGATAAGTAGTTACTTACGTTGATTTTCTGAAATTGGTTCGAACGATAGCTCCGCCTAGCGGAGATATTTTTTACTCGAACTATATGTCTAACTCTTTATATAGGAATATAGTAGTATGAAACAGGAAGCAAACGGATTGGCCCTAGCGCCATTGGCTCTATTTTTGGTGATATTTATTGGAACAGGATTTTTCCTGACCATGAACGGAACCAGCATGGCTTTCTACCAGCTCTCCGCAACCGTGGCCATTCTTCCCGCTATTGCTTGGGCAGTCTGGATGGGTAAGGACAAACTCAACGACAAGATCAACATATTCCTGCGCGGTGCAGGTGAGCCGGGTATCGTGACCATGTGCATGATTTACCTGCTGGCTGGCGGATTTGCCTCTGTTGCAAAATCCATCGGCGGTGTTGAGTCCACCGTTAACCTCGGTCTGTCCATTGTACCTGCCTCCATGGTTCTGCCCGGACTGTTTGTTATCGCTGCTTTCATTGCTACTGCCATGGGTACTTCCATGGGAACCATTGCCGCTATCGCGCCTATCGCTGTAGGTGTTGCCGGTAAAACAGATATTTCCTCTGCATTGCTTATGGGCGCAGTTGTGGGCGGGGCCATGTTCGGTGATAACCTGTCCATGATCTCCGACACCACCATCGCCGCAACCCGTACTCAGGGCTGTAAAATGAGTGATAAGTTCAAGATGAACCTGCTCATAGCACTGCCGGCCGCACTGATCACCATCGTAATTCTCTATGTGGCAGGTGAGGGCGGTCAGGTTGTAGCCGATGGCGGATACAGCCTGCTCAAGGTTCTGCCGTACATCACCATTCTGGTCATGGCCGTACTTGGCGTGAACGTCTTCGTAGTGCTCGGCGCAGGTATTGTTTTCACCGGTCTGGTCGGATTTGCATCCATGGAAAGCTTTAATCTGCTGACCTTCTCTCAGGACATCTACAAAGGTTTCACCGGAATGCAGGAAATCCTCGTGCTTTCCCTGCTCGTTGGCGGTCTTGGTGAGCTGATCAAGTTTCACGGCGGTATCACTTACATTATTAACTTCATCGGTAAGCTGACCAAGGGCACCAAGTCCACCAAGGCCGGTGAGTTCAGCATCAGTGCTCTTTCCGTACTGTCTGACCTCTGCACCGCGAACAACACCGTAGCCATCATCCTCACCGGGGGCATGGCTAAGGAAATCGCCGAAAGCCACAATGTTGATCCGCGCCGCAGCGCAAGTCTGCTGGATATCTTCTCCTGCGTAGTTCAGGGTATCATCCCTTACGGCGCACAGGTCCTGCTGGCCGGTTCCATCTCCGGGCTTTCCCCGCTTGAGATCATAGGCAATATGCATTACTGCTTCATTCTCGCAGTAGTAGCAGTGCTCAGTATCCTGACCGGATTTCCCAGAGTCCCGAAATAATTATTCGGAAATATAAATTGAATAAGTCCCCCGTAGCCATTGGTTGCGGGGGATTTTTTATGGAGCGGGGTAAACTGTTATTCTGTATTGACGGATCGTATTCGTATCGTTAGTTGTTTTAGAAAATGGGATTGGAATAATTGGTGGTTTGCTTTTGATATATGGGGGGGGGTGGTTTTGTTTAATTCTACTCAGATACTTGATGCTGCTATGGCTGTGCCGGGTGTTGTTTGGGGATGGTTTTGGGGCTTGGGTTTTACTGTTAAGCTATCTGTTTTGGGTGTAGTGCTTGCTGCCTATCCCGTAAGCGTTCATTTTTTTGGGCTTTTTAAGCGTAAGGGAAATGATCGGCTAACGCAGAGTGTTGAGGTAAATGTGAATGTTCCTGAACGCGTAGATTCGCAGACACTTGCTGAGAAAGTATATGAAGATCAAAGAAAAGATTTAAGAAAAGCACAGCAGACTATTCAATCTAAAGATGAAGTAATTCAATCAAGAGATGATGAAATTAAAGCTCTCAAAGATGTCATCGATGGGTTGCGTGAGCCACAAGATACACAGAAAGAGACTGATTACGCTGCACAAGCTGAAGCTGAACTTGCAAAGGGTAATACTGATTTAGCCAAGGCATTTTTTAACGCAGAAGCCGCGAAGAATGTTGACGGCAGCGATGAACTACGTTTGAAAGCTGCTCAAGCATATAGGCGTGCTGGGTTATTGGATTTTATGAATAATCCCAAAGAGGCAGTAAAAGCCTATCAAAAATCGGTTGAACTTGATCCGAATAGTGCTGAGGGGTGGAACCGATTGGGGCAATTGCGATATTTGTTCGGAGAGCTTGAAGAATCCAAGGCCGCGTTTATTAATATTTCTTGTATGGAATCTAATAATCTAGTCTGGACCGCTATTGCTCATGGAAATTTAGGGGTTATCCATAAAAATTTGGGTGACTTTGAAAGCGCAGAAAATTGCTACAATAAAGCACTTAAAATATATGAACAACTAGGTAATACAAAGAAAATAGCTACTGTCTTGGGCAATCTTGGAAGTCTTTGCTATGCTTGCGGTGACATTGACGGTGCGGAATCTTTTAATATGGAGTCTCTAGCAAAAGAGGAAAAAAAATTTAATCATAGAGGGTTGGCAATTAGATATGGAAATCTTGGCGTAGTTAAGATGCAAAAAGGATATCTGTTAGAGGCTGAAGAGTTATACTGTAAGGCTTTGGAAATTGATAAGGACATCGAGTACATTGAAGGAATAGCTTGTGATTATGGTAACTTAGGTATTCTTCGCGAACTTCAAGGAAACTTGAAAGAAGCTAATGAGTACTGGCAAAAATCACTCGATTTATTCAAACAAATTGGCGCAGCACCAATGATCGAAAAAGTACAATTTTTGCTAGATAGATTAGAAGCCAAAATCAATAAATAAAATTAATTTTCCCCAAATATAAAAGCGAGAAGCCCCGTCAAAAGGCTTCCCGCTTTCATTTTTTCTATGAAAAAAACTACGCCAAAGGCGTAACCATACAATCCCTACAACCCAAGCGACGCCAACAAATCATCAACATCACCCTGATCGGCCTTTTCGGTGGGGCCTTTGAGTTCGCTCATTTTGCTTTGAGTTTCCTGATCAAGCTGATCAAGGGATTTTTCCGGGGCCTGTTCACGGGCTTTGATTTTCAGCCCGGTGGACATGTACAGATCAAGGACGATCTTTTCAACACTCTTGATGGTTTCGATGATGATCTTGATGCGCTGCCCTGTCAGGTCCTGAAAGGAGAGGGTGGTCATGATGGTCATGATATCCTGACCCAAGGTATCGTTGATGTTGGCCAGTTCCTGACGCTGTTCTTTTTTTACACCGCCGGATTCAAAAGCCTTGATTATGTTTGCAAGGGCAAACTGGGTTTCCTGAGTCTTCTCAAGAATATCCATGATGTCCTGCGTGGCTTTTTCGGTGGTGCGCATGATGGCGTCGAGCTGGTCGGAGGCTTCGTTGAAAAGCTGATCAGGATCGGAATCAACGCAGACTTCTACTGAGCCTGTTGAACCTGCAGGGCCTTTTTTGGCCTTGGCTACTTCCTGATAGATGTCCCGGAGACCGTTCTGCAGGTCAATGTTGATGCGGCGGTAGAATTCCCCCTCAAGAAGGGTCTGAGACATGCTCTTGGAAATTTCTTTCTGTACTGCATGGGCAATACTTTCCTTGAGACTTTTGCTTAGGTCTTCGGAGACCTTTTCCATCATCTCCCGCACTATTTGATCATCATTAATCACTGCGCTCTCCTTGGCGTTGGTTTTTATATAAACGTTGCAGGGCTAACCCAGCTTTTCGGTCCGGATCATTTCACGTTGTTCGCTGAAAACAAACTGGATAATTGATTCAAGGTCATGTTCCCTGATTTTTTCAAATTTCATTACCCAGTAATTGTCCTTTTTGCCAGCTTTAACGCGACCTTTGGCTCCGGCAAGTCGCAAAGGAATCTGCTCAATTTCCGCCACCATTTCCATTATGCATGGTGCTGTGACGGAAGTTGAGCGAAAGGTCATTCCGTTGCCGGAAATTTTTATTATTTCGAGGTCGAGGGGGAAATCCTGCTTGATGTCTTTTTTGCTCTGCATGCCCAGCAGCTGGTCCAGCTTGCGGTCAAGTTCAGTTATGTAGACTCTCAGCCATTCCGGAACTTTTGAATCATCTAGATCTTCAGCGGGGTGCTTTTTCATCCCGGTAAATCCACGGTATACGGGCTGACTCTCCAGAGAGGAAGAGATGCGTCCGTGTCCCTTGATTCTTGTTTCTACACTGGCGTAATGCGGTGTGTCCCGGTCCATTTGGATTCCCTTGTTTTTGTTATGAACTAATCCTGAGGATCGACTTCCATGGCCCGAACAGGACAGACCTTGGTACACAGGCCGCAGGCAGTACATTTCTCCAGATCAAAGATTACCAGACGTGTATCTTTCTCAAGGGAAAGAGCTCCGGTGGGGCACATGGAGAGGCACATGCCGCAATGCATGCATGATTCTTCATCCCTTGCGATTTTTTGCGCAACGGGGATGAGGCGTACGCCGTTTTCTTTCAGGTAGTTTATGCCCTTGTGGTAGTCTTCTTCAAGACCGGTGATTTCAAGGGTCATGCTGCCTTCGAGTCTGGGGTTGATGTCAGCTTTGAGAATGTTGAAGCTGAGATTGTAGAGTTTGCCCAGATTGCACACAACCGGACGGCCGGAAGTATTCGGTGGGAAGGACAGGTGGATAATTTTATTAAAGTTCTTGCTCTCGCTCATTGTACTATATCCGGTTAGATTATTTTAAGTTCTTGATAATGCTTTCAGCACGCTTTGCTTCAGCGGAATCAGGGGCTTTCTTGATAAGGTCTTCAAGAATATAGCGCCCGGATTTGGTCTTGCCCAGTTTGATCAGGCATAGGCCCTGCTTGAGCAGTGCGGGTCTGTATTTATTGCTTGAGGAATGTTTGGCAATGACACCCTGATATTTGAGTGCGGCATTGGCATAATCCTTGAGCTGGTAGTAACATTCACCTTCCCAGAAAATGGCGTTGGGAACAAGCTTATGTTTAGGGAAAGTCTTGGTAAATTCGGCCATATCCCGGATTGCGTCTTTGTATTTACGGTCCTTGAACAAGGCAAGTCCCTTATCATACAAAGCTTGGGCGGGATCAGCAGGTTCAGGCTTTTTAACGTCAGGAGCTACCACTGCGGCAATTCCACCGATAGCTGCGGTTGCGTTGGAGATTGCAACTTGTGTTTCCTTGTCTTTGGGAGCCTGCGTTTTGATAAGGCCAAGGTCGATGGCCAACTGGCTTTCAAGGGCCAGACGCATATTTTCAACTTTCTGGGAAAGTTCTTCCAAAGAAACGGTGCTGTTGCTGTCTCCTGCATCGATTCTGTTTACGGACTCGGACATGGTGTTGACGGTACCCTGAAGTCTTGCGACCTGCATTTTCAGGGCGTTTACTTCAGCATACATATTTGCCTGCTGGGTTTGCACCGGAGAGCTGGATTTTTTGATTTCATCGCGCAGGGCGACGTTGTCGGCAGCTGATTGTTGTTCGACGGTCTCGATTTTTTTGTTCAGCTGTGATCTGGTCTGGCGCAATTCCATGCGCAGTTTGTCCATATCAGAGGTGGTTACACAGCCGCTTAGGCCGGTAGCCAGAGGAAAAGCGATAAGGGCAGCAATAAGAGAATTTTTCATGTTATTTTTCATTAAATTTTTTCCCCCTTTTTCTACCTAAAAGAAAATAAGCCAGACAGCCGAAAAATGGAATAAAAATAGAGAGCTGAATCCAGCCGACTTTTTCCATGTTGGACGGGAATTCCCTTTTGAATGCATCCCATATGGCGAAAAGTGTCAAGGCCGCAAAAAGACCGACACTGCCGAGGATGATAATCCAGGTTTCCATGGGAAGATTGGGAATTTGTCCGAAGAACATTAGGAGCTCCTTTTTTTATATATTGATAACAGGTATATACCAATTGCGAAAAAGACAAGTGTTATGAACTGAGTCATAGACAGGGGACCGAGTTCTCCCCGGTAATCCGCCCTGAAAAATTCAATAATAAATCTGAACGCAGAAAACAATATCAGGAACAGTCCGGTAATGCGGCCTTCTGTCTTAATATGGTTTCCGGCAACAATCAGAATCAGAAAAGTGACCAGTCCGGCAAGGGAATGGTAAAGCTGGGTCGGGTGCAGAGGTTGAAAAAGAGGGGCCAGTGAAGCAGTATTTTTAAATGTTACTGCCCATGGCAAATCGGTCGGCTTGCCGTAGCAACATCCGGCAAAAAAACACCCCAGCCGACCAACTGCCTGCCCAAGTGCAATGCCCGGTGCAAAGCAGTCCAGCCAATCCAAGATTGGTTGTTGTTTGGAGTGCAGGTAGAGCAGTCCAGCCAGTGAACCGAAAATAATCGCACCGGAAAAAACGAGTCCGCCCTGCCAGATA contains:
- a CDS encoding Na+/H+ antiporter NhaC family protein; translated protein: MKQEANGLALAPLALFLVIFIGTGFFLTMNGTSMAFYQLSATVAILPAIAWAVWMGKDKLNDKINIFLRGAGEPGIVTMCMIYLLAGGFASVAKSIGGVESTVNLGLSIVPASMVLPGLFVIAAFIATAMGTSMGTIAAIAPIAVGVAGKTDISSALLMGAVVGGAMFGDNLSMISDTTIAATRTQGCKMSDKFKMNLLIALPAALITIVILYVAGEGGQVVADGGYSLLKVLPYITILVMAVLGVNVFVVLGAGIVFTGLVGFASMESFNLLTFSQDIYKGFTGMQEILVLSLLVGGLGELIKFHGGITYIINFIGKLTKGTKSTKAGEFSISALSVLSDLCTANNTVAIILTGGMAKEIAESHNVDPRRSASLLDIFSCVVQGIIPYGAQVLLAGSISGLSPLEIIGNMHYCFILAVVAVLSILTGFPRVPK
- a CDS encoding tetratricopeptide repeat protein translates to MFNSTQILDAAMAVPGVVWGWFWGLGFTVKLSVLGVVLAAYPVSVHFFGLFKRKGNDRLTQSVEVNVNVPERVDSQTLAEKVYEDQRKDLRKAQQTIQSKDEVIQSRDDEIKALKDVIDGLREPQDTQKETDYAAQAEAELAKGNTDLAKAFFNAEAAKNVDGSDELRLKAAQAYRRAGLLDFMNNPKEAVKAYQKSVELDPNSAEGWNRLGQLRYLFGELEESKAAFINISCMESNNLVWTAIAHGNLGVIHKNLGDFESAENCYNKALKIYEQLGNTKKIATVLGNLGSLCYACGDIDGAESFNMESLAKEEKKFNHRGLAIRYGNLGVVKMQKGYLLEAEELYCKALEIDKDIEYIEGIACDYGNLGILRELQGNLKEANEYWQKSLDLFKQIGAAPMIEKVQFLLDRLEAKINK
- a CDS encoding protein phosphatase CheZ, coding for MINDDQIVREMMEKVSEDLSKSLKESIAHAVQKEISKSMSQTLLEGEFYRRINIDLQNGLRDIYQEVAKAKKGPAGSTGSVEVCVDSDPDQLFNEASDQLDAIMRTTEKATQDIMDILEKTQETQFALANIIKAFESGGVKKEQRQELANINDTLGQDIMTIMTTLSFQDLTGQRIKIIIETIKSVEKIVLDLYMSTGLKIKAREQAPEKSLDQLDQETQSKMSELKGPTEKADQGDVDDLLASLGL
- a CDS encoding 4Fe-4S binding protein — its product is MSESKNFNKIIHLSFPPNTSGRPVVCNLGKLYNLSFNILKADINPRLEGSMTLEITGLEEDYHKGINYLKENGVRLIPVAQKIARDEESCMHCGMCLSMCPTGALSLEKDTRLVIFDLEKCTACGLCTKVCPVRAMEVDPQD
- the ybgF gene encoding tol-pal system protein YbgF, translated to MKNNMKNSLIAALIAFPLATGLSGCVTTSDMDKLRMELRQTRSQLNKKIETVEQQSAADNVALRDEIKKSSSPVQTQQANMYAEVNALKMQVARLQGTVNTMSESVNRIDAGDSNSTVSLEELSQKVENMRLALESQLAIDLGLIKTQAPKDKETQVAISNATAAIGGIAAVVAPDVKKPEPADPAQALYDKGLALFKDRKYKDAIRDMAEFTKTFPKHKLVPNAIFWEGECYYQLKDYANAALKYQGVIAKHSSSNKYRPALLKQGLCLIKLGKTKSGRYILEDLIKKAPDSAEAKRAESIIKNLK
- a CDS encoding PLD nuclease N-terminal domain-containing protein; translation: MFFGQIPNLPMETWIIILGSVGLFAALTLFAIWDAFKREFPSNMEKVGWIQLSIFIPFFGCLAYFLLGRKRGKKFNEK
- the lgt gene encoding prolipoprotein diacylglyceryl transferase; this encodes MNPTLFSIGSINIYAYSVYITAGCLLGIGWAMRAARLWELDYKLAPVTGIIAVVSGIIGARALYVGLYPQEFSGDLLRIFYIWQGGLVFSGAIIFGSLAGLLYLHSKQQPILDWLDCFAPGIALGQAVGRLGCFFAGCCYGKPTDLPWAVTFKNTASLAPLFQPLHPTQLYHSLAGLVTFLILIVAGNHIKTEGRITGLFLILFSAFRFIIEFFRADYRGELGPLSMTQFITLVFFAIGIYLLSIYKKRSS